AAATCTGAGAATATTTCAAACCCAGTTTGGGTTGTTTACATACCATTACCTCTTCTAGAGTTCGATAATCAGAATCAGCCTATATTTGAGCCGTTTTTGAATATACATCACAGATGGGAAAACGAAGCATTTCAAGCAGATATGCATATAAAAGGAATGGTTTTGCTCATTTTGGACAGTTTTGATGAAGTAAAAGATGCTAGAACAATTacaatgataaataatttttttcaactaaaatttaatgaatcCCAAATTTCGTGTTTAGTTACTTCCAGACCATATgctacaaataaatttttgttaccaTTCGAAAGATTAGCAATCTATAAATTAACAAAGTATACTAAGAATCAACAGAAAGAGTATATTACGAAATACATTACAgctgttttaaaaagatttgaaccATCAGAAAAAGCAATAGGcgcttttgttgaaaaagttaaatgtttttcaacaaaaagactcaataaaaattctttaaaaactctTGGTATTCCGTTAGAAAGTTTCCTCTTTTGTGAATTACTGCAaccacatattttaaattatattgtcaAAAATAATAACCATGTGCCAGAGAAGTGCGAAATCAATTTTGAACATCTTGAGATAAGCAATACTGCTTACCTTTATCAAGAATTTATAAGATCTAAATCAatcttgtttttagaaaaacacGTAGGTGTTAAGCATGATAAAATTTACGAAAAAAGCATGGCATTCAACTTAATGGGAACATATAATCATATTATGGAGTTGTATGCACTTAAGCAATCATTTAATATTAGAGAGGATATCACCAAATATACAAAAACCATTAATTTTGAAATACAGGCTTTTAAAACGCTTGAAGATacaggttttttaaaagtttctgatGACAAAGATGGTATAAAATTATGCTTTAATCACGAAACTTATCAAGAATTTTATTCAGCACTTGCAATAATAAGAGGACTTCTAAGTGAAAAAGGTCATTTATTCGATTTAGTTAAAAGGTTAGTCATTGAAAACTGTTATAAcccaaaatttcaatttattttttcaatagttgCTCAGTTTAGTTTTGTGGGGGGCCCAATGATTCCAGGATACAGTAAAGAAACTAATTTGTTGTCATACTGGGATGCATTTGGAGAAAAGTGTGATGTAATTGGTGCAGGGGCTGTAAGAGTATTTAGTCATTTTATTGATGAGTTTATAgaagaaaaacttaaacaaaacaaaacttttgaaaaacaagttaaaaaacaatttcaaagacAATTTGAACAATTTCTCCGTagcatagaaaaaaaacattgggtAAAGTATATTAAGTATGTATTTAACGGTAATCAGTCACAAaaccaattaaatattaataaagacGATGATGATGGAAATGAGTTACCTATTATAAACTACATAAATGCTGATTCGGTTGTCAAAGAAAATATCAATCAAAAATTTAACTCAATTTCTCAAGAGTTTAgatataaaaagcaaaacaactTATTAGTTAAAGATGACATAGATTTGTTGGAAAAAAAAGCTAAGAAGCATGCTGGTGAATATGATTATTGGGCACTAAATGAAGGAATTGAAGCAATAGGTTATACCGGCAAGCTGTTTAGCAAACCATTagcagattttttaataaaaagagcaAAACGTTGGAAGAATAATAGAAATGCTGCAGTGTTTGCATTAAGAGAAATATACAAAAGTTTATCGGATGAAGATGATATTGCCAAGAAAAACTGCTTTTATGTCATGCAAACAATAAACTTATCAGTTGAATACAATAATGCAACGCAAAGTTTGTTGCAACAGGTTAACCAAgagtttatttgttatttaatcaTGGATTTGAGCTCAGAATGGAAAACTTTAATCAACAATAAATCTATTAAAGAAAATCCcttgataaaatataataaacttcaaacaataaaaagtatactATTTGTTGCTGAAAAACTACAGCATGCGGTAACTGTTAGAGACAACCATTTGTTCCTTGTTAAGGAAGgagaaaattgaaattaattttggaAAAGGATATCTAAACAAATGTTTTGCTAATGaagtatttaagtttattaaaaaaataagttctttTGAAGAATATTCGCCGAGTTGTTGGATTGactcttttgttttaaataagtttgacGAAAATTTAGTGAGCTTCAAACGAAATATtgaaaacttaaacttaaacaataataaagagtttgaaaatttacttaataaacaaGGTCAATACAAATCGTATACATGCACGCTATACGCTCACCTTTTTGTcaataaactgttaaataaaCACCATGTAGAATGTCTTATTAGACTTTGGGAAAACTCTAACAGTTTGCCTTCAAAAAATTGGGTAGAAAAAGCGGGAATTATAACTATTGGCTATACAGGgcaatattttaatatgaaGTTAGCAACTTATTTGTGTGACGtaaaaggaaattataataTTGATCAAGCAAAGGAGGTACtagaacatatttttaatacccTTACTTTTGATAAGATAGATCATAGTAAAGCATATCACGAAGCAGTTGAAACTTATAACTACTgtgtagaaaaaaaactttttaaagaattaaaaccaATACAGCAATCTTTTGGCAAAAGAAAATTAACGGACAagtgaaaaaagtttatatataatactgaAATCTCACTTATTaattgctaaatatttttatggaactttcaaaattcaaatgCGACATAAATactaatttcattaaaaaagtagcaaatgCTTAATTACGTTGCTgagatgtaaaaaattaaaacattttgctttCGGTTTTCGTAGAACatacaaacgtttttttaatattattattttttttaatcttatttaaaatataaatgtatattcaGTTTCAtgggttgttgttttttctctttataacatttttctaaaatagaGACGGCTTGCAATTAAACGGCTATCGCCAtatactactgtgatcaaaaagtaaggtgaatttttaatttaaacttcccGCCTTATTTGAATcgtccaatcttttttatttttaagttggtagGAATGTCATTAACATTTGCGCCAAATTACATGTCAAActcataattatatttttttgtttacgcttGTTTTTGAAGTACCAAAAGTGCATTCGGCGATTTTTACGATGTCTAATTTTGTTGAGCAAAGAAgtgctattaaattttgtttgcggaATGATATTTCTGCTGCTGAAACGTATCGAATGTTGCAAAAGGCCTTCGGTGAAGAGACTATGTCTTAAAACATGTTTACAAGTGGTACAAAGACTTCAAAGAAGGCCGAGAACGTGTTGATGACTTGGAACGCTCCGGACGACCATCGACTTCGATTGATGATCGCcacatcaacaaaatcaaagaattgGTGCTTGCAAATCGTCGGTTAACCATTCGAGACCTTGTTGACATGGTTGAAATATCATTTGGGTCGGTGCAAGCGATTTTGAAGGATCATTTGGGCCTCAGAAGACTCAAATCACGTTTGGTGCCgaaatttctcaatttctttgaaaaagagcGTCGCGTTAAAACGTGTGAAGCAATGTTTTCTGACTATCAAGACGTCTACAAACAAGTTATTACTGGCGATGAGACTTGGGTCTACGCATACGACCCTGATACAACCGACCAATCGAGTGAATACCGTGAAAAAGGCGAGCCGAGACCGAAGCAACCACGTCAAAGTCGCTCAAAAATCAAGGTCATGATAAAtgttttctttgattattgtGGTGTCGTGCACTACGAATTCCTTCCAACTGGCCAAACTGTCAACAAGGAATATTATTTAAGCGTTATGCGACGTTTGCGTGAAGCTATTCGCAAAAAGAGACCGGAATTATGGGCCAATAACTCTTGGATTTTGCACCACGATAATGCGCCTTTGCACACAGCACTGGTTCTTTGTGAGTTTTTCGCCAAAAACTCTACCCATGTTGCTCCACAACCACCGTATTCGCCCGACTTAGCACCGTGTGACTTCTGGCTGTTCCCAAAGCTCAAGAGACCACTCCGGGTAAATCGTTTTGAGTCCATTGAAGAGATCCAACGTGAATCGGCACGCGCATTGAAGGCTATCCCTACCGAGGACTTTTCGGCATGCTTCGAAGACTGGAAAAAACGTTGGCAAAAATGCATTGGGGTCGGGGGGGGGATTATTTTGAGGGGGACGATA
Above is a window of Hydra vulgaris chromosome 10, alternate assembly HydraT2T_AEP DNA encoding:
- the LOC136085937 gene encoding uncharacterized protein LOC136085937 encodes the protein MHMIIKFLLENEMSYGKGYYDLSIIMRKKVPYYIIKGVNYNHLLKELKDLFKENLEKFAEVENIETDFEKWKESDFILLKHDNLFSELEFRNLNLNDDNCNKVYILTAEPSNFNKTNYLLLKSVDTFSTEKLKVAKNPNKVYLPFAQGVDYSSRGLQKNFIKKISTGSQLSILLAPAGYGKTSFCKNMIDEHIKSENISNPVWVVYIPLPLLEFDNQNQPIFEPFLNIHHRWENEAFQADMHIKGMVLLILDSFDEVKDARTITMINNFFQLKFNESQISCLVTSRPYATNKFLLPFERLAIYKLTKYTKNQQKEYITKYITAVLKRFEPSEKAIGAFVEKVKCFSTKRLNKNSLKTLGIPLESFLFCELLQPHILNYIVKNNNHVPEKCEINFEHLEISNTAYLYQEFIRSKSILFLEKHVGVKHDKIYEKSMAFNLMGTYNHIMELYALKQSFNIREDITKYTKTINFEIQAFKTLEDTGFLKVSDDKDGIKLCFNHETYQEFYSALAIIRGLLSEKGHLFDLVKRLVIENCYNPKFQFIFSIVAQFSFVGGPMIPGYSKETNLLSYWDAFGEKCDVIGAGAVRVFSHFIDEFIEEKLKQNKTFEKQVKKQFQRQFEQFLRSIEKKHWVKYIKYVFNGNQSQNQLNINKDDDDGNELPIINYINADSVVKENINQKFNSISQEFRYKKQNNLLVKDDIDLLEKKAKKHAGEYDYWALNEGIEAIGYTGKLFSKPLADFLIKRAKRWKNNRNAAVFALREIYKSLSDEDDIAKKNCFYVMQTINLSVEYNNATQSLLQQVNQEFICYLIMDLSSEWKTLINNKSIKENPLIKYNKLQTIKSILFVAEKLQHAVTVRDNHLFLVKEGEN